A single genomic interval of Mycolicibacterium sp. MU0053 harbors:
- a CDS encoding nitronate monooxygenase, protein MHTPLCDQLGIEFPIFAFTHCRDVVVAVSKAGGYGVLGAVGFTPEQLEIELKWIDENIGDHPYGVDIVIPNKYEGMDATDLSPEVLKKTLNDLVPDEHLEFARKILADHGVPVEHSDDDALQLLGWTEATATPQVEVALQHPKVTMIANALGTPPAEMIKHIHDAGRVVAALCGSARQARKHADAGVDIIIAQGGEAGGHCGDVGSIVLWPEVVKEVAPIPVLAAGGIGSGQQIAAALALGTQGAWTGSQWLMVEEAENTPVQQAAYAKATSRDTVRSRSFTGKPARMLRNEWTEAWENPDNPKPLGMPLQYMVSGMAVAATHKYPDESVDVAFNPVGQVVGQFNKVEKTSTVIERWVQEYLEATSTLNELNEAAG, encoded by the coding sequence ATGCACACTCCCCTCTGCGATCAATTGGGCATCGAGTTCCCGATCTTCGCCTTCACCCACTGCCGCGATGTCGTGGTCGCGGTGAGCAAGGCCGGCGGCTACGGCGTGCTCGGCGCGGTCGGGTTCACCCCCGAGCAACTCGAGATCGAGCTGAAGTGGATCGATGAGAACATCGGCGACCACCCGTACGGCGTCGACATCGTGATCCCCAACAAATACGAGGGCATGGACGCCACGGATCTGTCGCCGGAGGTCCTCAAGAAGACGCTCAACGACCTGGTTCCCGACGAGCACCTGGAGTTCGCCCGCAAGATCCTCGCCGATCACGGTGTCCCGGTCGAGCACAGCGACGACGACGCCCTGCAGCTGCTCGGCTGGACCGAGGCGACCGCCACCCCGCAGGTCGAGGTGGCGCTGCAGCATCCGAAGGTCACCATGATCGCCAACGCGCTGGGTACCCCGCCGGCCGAGATGATCAAGCACATCCACGACGCCGGACGGGTGGTCGCGGCGCTGTGCGGATCGGCGCGGCAGGCCCGCAAGCACGCCGACGCCGGCGTCGACATCATCATCGCCCAGGGCGGTGAGGCCGGTGGGCACTGCGGCGACGTCGGCTCGATCGTGCTGTGGCCCGAGGTGGTCAAGGAGGTGGCACCGATTCCGGTGCTGGCCGCCGGCGGCATCGGCAGCGGCCAGCAGATCGCCGCGGCGCTGGCCTTGGGCACCCAGGGCGCCTGGACGGGGTCGCAGTGGCTGATGGTCGAAGAGGCCGAGAACACCCCGGTGCAGCAGGCCGCGTACGCCAAGGCCACCAGCCGCGACACCGTGCGCAGCCGCTCGTTCACGGGCAAGCCGGCGCGCATGCTGCGCAACGAGTGGACCGAGGCGTGGGAGAACCCGGACAACCCGAAGCCACTCGGAATGCCGTTGCAGTACATGGTTTCCGGGATGGCGGTCGCCGCCACGCACAAGTACCCCGATGAGAGCGTCGACGTGGCGTTCAACCCGGTCGGTCAGGTCGTCGGGCAGTTCAACAAGGTCGAGAAGACCTCGACGGTGATCGAACGGTGGGTGCAGGAGTACCTGGAGGCGACCTCGACGCTCAACGAGCTCAACGAGGCCGCCGGCTGA